In Aegilops tauschii subsp. strangulata cultivar AL8/78 chromosome 3, Aet v6.0, whole genome shotgun sequence, one genomic interval encodes:
- the LOC109770002 gene encoding protein FAR1-RELATED SEQUENCE 5-like, translating into MNPDRKMALELSIHAFAEKSEGHVVSPKIGMEFDSLDEAYEFYNVYSWEIGFGIRLAKSRLNVQRTRWVPVEGEQPFFEVWLQCNDKAAPIKGWRLKMHWKSHRHIDRYTKDLVKQLRDNNVGLGKVFSIVGSLFGVTENVPFTKRSLKTLCKKLNKEQSDFDAVKTMNLLGEMKANDLDFNYTVQVDEESRIKTLMTNLYDMPFGLFVGVNNHFQSIIFGGAMMRDEKEETFKWIFREFVRMVGGKHPQTILTDQARSMELAIEAELPNTVHRWCKWHVLKKAKESMGVLWSKNSEFKLEFHKLVHHMITEEEFEEGWRQMLEKYSLKKHPFLTQIYEVRHKWAKPYFRGVFCARMTSTQRSESANHPLEGYVPPGCSMHLFLKQFQKLQFDREAEESFQEKRTSLVPCRYGGCEFFDWHDDPIEDEYLKQLLIDLRDKVRLLERMNEELRSEARAMQHLQESRQEVAQQVPEPNLGSHRAGYVMNVVVCILVLALVYKVFCM; encoded by the exons ATGAACCCGGACAGGAAGATGGCACTTGAGCTGTCTATCCATGCTTTTGCCGAAAAAAGTGAAGGGCATGTCGTCAGTCCAAAAATTGGCATGGAGTTTGACTCGCTGGATGAGGCGTATGAGTTCTACAACGTATATTCATGGGAAATAGGGTTCGGTATACGGCTGGCAAAGAGCAGGCTGAACGTGCAAAGAACAAGAT gggTCCCCGTTGAAGGAGAACAGCCGTTCTTCGAGGTGTGGTTGCAGTGCAATGATAAGGCTGCTCCGATCAAAGGATGGCGGTTG AAAATGCATTGGAAGTCGCATAGGCATATAGATAGATACACCAAGGATCTTGTGAAACAGCTCAGGGATAATAATGTTGGCCTCGGAAAGGTTTTCAGCATTGTTGGTAGCTTATTTGGTGTCACGGAGAATGTGCCTTTTACAAAGAGGTCGTTGAAGACATTATGCAAGAAGCTCAACAAGGAGCAGTCGGATTTTGATGCTGTCAAGACTATGAACCTGCTTGGGGAGATGAAAGCTAATGATCTAGATTTCAACTATACCGTGCAAGTCGACGAGGAGAGCCGCATAAAGACACTTAT GACAAACTTGTATGATATGCCATTTGGTCTCTTTGTCGGCGTCAACAACCACTTCCAGAGCATAATTTTCGGGGGAGCGATGATGAGAGACGAGAAAGAGGAAACATTCAAGTGGATCTTCAGGGAGTTTGTCCGTATGGTGGGTGGGAAACACCCGCAGACAATACTTACAG ATCAGGCACGCTCCATGGAGCTGGCAATCGAAGCAGAGCTGCCCAATACCGTCCACCGTTGGTGCAAATGGCACGTTTTGAAAAAAGCTAAGGAGTCCATGGGTGTTCTTTGGAGCAAGAACAGCGAATTCAAACTGGAATTTCACAAGCTTGTCCATCACATGATCACGGAAGAAGAGTTTGAGGAGGGCTGGAGACAGATGTTGGAGAAATACTCTTTGAAGAAACATCCTTTCTTGACGCAAATATATGAGGTCAGGCATAAATGGGCGAAGCCGTACTTTAGAGGGGTGTTCTGTGCCAGGATGACAAGCACTCAACGGAGCGAGAGCGCCAACCATCCGTTGGAAGGTTACGTGCCGCCAGGGTGCTCAATGCATCTATTTCTTAAGCAGTTTCAGAAACTGCAATTTGACAGAGAGGCGGAGGAGAGTTTCCAGGAGAAGAGGACATCCCTGGTGCCTTGCAGGT ATGGGGGGTGCGAGTTCTTTGATTGGCACGATGATCCTATTGAAGATGAATACCTGAAACAACTGCTGATAGATCTGCGTGACAAGGTGCGTCTGCTGGAACGAATGAATGAAGAGCTCCGTTCGGAAGCGAGGGCGATGCAACATCTCCAAGAAAGCAGGCAGGAGGTTGCACAGCAAGTCCCAGAGCCAAACCTTGGCAGCCACCGCGCTGGATATGTGATGAATGTTGTTGTGTGCATTCTTGTGCTAGCACTTGTGTACAAGGTGTTCTGCATGTAG